In Microcaecilia unicolor chromosome 1, aMicUni1.1, whole genome shotgun sequence, the following are encoded in one genomic region:
- the SSTR3 gene encoding somatostatin receptor type 3: MNPSVLSITTPSTYGQENSSFIWQGSAPVNHTIDISLGANVRSILIPLVYLIVCVVGLSGNTLVIYVVLRYSVTESVTNVYILNLALADELFMLGLPFLAVQNALSYWPFGSLMCRLVMTVDGINQFTSIFCLTVMSVDRYLAVVHPLKSSKWRKTQVAKMVNATVWVISFLVVLPVVIFSHVPKGKKTCYIEWPEPSSVWKASFIIYTSTLGFFGPLLVICLCYLLIIIKFKSSGKKVQVTSSKRKKSEQKVTRMVVIVVVVFVLCWLPFYILNIINVVHPLPEEPSLFGVYFFVVVLSYANSCANPVIYGFLSSRFKQGFRRVLLRSSRRVENEEITYPQQEDKEQQGNEMTEVSKISQNGNGQEHPLVGEGKQKTLPEELMSLEKTNVLEISYL, encoded by the coding sequence ATGAATCCATCAGTTCTCAGCATTACAACTCCAAGCACGTATGGACAGGAAAACTCCTCATTCATTTGGCAAGGAAGTGCACCAGTCAACCACACCATAGATATCAGCCTAGGTGCCAACGTGCGCAGCATCTTGATCCCTTTAGTGTATCTCATTGTGTGTGTGGTTGGTTTGAGTGGGAACACGCTAGTGATCTATGTAGTTCTACGTTATTCTGTGACAGAGTCAGTCACCAATGTGTATATCCTCAACTTGGCTTTGGCAGATGAGCTCTTTATGTTGGGACTTCCTTTCCTAGCTGTACAAAATGCCCTTTCCTATTGGCCATTTGGGTCTCTCATGTGTCGACTGGTTATGACAGTGGACGGCATCAATCAGTTCACTAGCATCTTCTGCCTCACTGTGATGAGCGTCGACCGCTATCTTGCTGTGGTACACCCATTAAAGTCTTCAAAATGGAGGAAGACCCAAGTGGCAAAGATGGTCAATGCTACAGTATGGGTGATTTCCTTCCTAGTAGTGCTGCCAGTGGTCATTTTTTCTCATGTGCCTAAGGGGAAAAAGACCTGTTATATTGAATGGCCAGAACCATCCTCTGTTTGGAAGGCTAGCTTTATCATTTATACATCCACTCTGGGTTTCTTTGGGCCTCTCCTTGTCATCTGTCTCTGCTATTTGCTCATCATTATTAAATTCAAGTCATCTGGCAAGAAGGTACAAGTCACATCATCCAAACGTAAGAAGTCAGAGCAGAAGGTTACCCGTATGGTAGTTATAGTAGTAGTTGTCTTTGTTCTCTGTTGGCTACCATTCTACATCCTGAATATTATCAATGTAGTACACCCCCTACCTGAGGAGCCATCACTCTTtggtgtttatttttttgttgttgtccttTCATATGCTAACAGTTGTGCCAACCCTGTCATCTATGGCTTCCTTTCATCTCGATTCAAGCAAGGTTTCCGCAGGGTGTTGCTACGCTCCTCACGGCGTGTAGAGAATGAAGAGATAACCTATCCACAGCAGGAGGATAAGGAGCAACAGGGGAATGAGATGACCGAGGTCAGCAAGATTTCCCAGAATGGGAATGGGCAGGAACATCCATTGGTAGGTGAGGGCAAGCAGAAAACACTTCCTGAGGAACTTATGAGTCTAGAAAAGACAAATGTATTGGAAATCAGTTACTTATGA